Proteins co-encoded in one Microaerobacter geothermalis genomic window:
- a CDS encoding uracil-xanthine permease family protein gives MEKNFVDVHETPAIQKLVPLSLQHLFAMFGATVLVPLLTGLDVSAALLSSGLGTLLFLLITKGRVPNYLGSSFAFIGPIISVSASEGVGAAMLGALLAGLVYVIISAIVLKSGVDFLNKLLPPMVIASIIIVIGLSLSGVAVNWALKDPLNPDVYSNQSVEVAFVTLIVTVVSMIFFRGFFSVIPVLTGMIVGYIYSIIRFPQMIDFQIVKEASWFIKPIDMFDKHMLTTELLAAMSNPGAWIAALVIVPVALVTLAEHIGHLLVTGNVMDRDLMRKPGLHRTLLGDGLATSLAAFIGGPPNTTYGENIGVLAITRVYSRNVIGLAAIFAIIFAFIGKIGAVLMTIPKPVLGGVTIILFGIIAAQGVRMYVENQIDFSNKRNMVISAIILVTGIGGFRLEFPEITIQHIVANLTIDNIAMATFLGIVLHAVLPGKESAYGSKQNEGNQAAQKAS, from the coding sequence ATGGAAAAAAACTTTGTAGATGTTCATGAAACCCCGGCCATTCAGAAGTTAGTACCACTCAGCTTACAGCATCTGTTTGCCATGTTCGGAGCGACTGTACTGGTTCCATTATTGACCGGGCTTGATGTTTCCGCTGCTCTTTTATCCAGCGGATTAGGTACATTGCTATTTCTCTTGATTACAAAGGGAAGGGTGCCCAACTATTTAGGTTCGTCCTTTGCCTTCATCGGCCCAATCATTTCAGTCTCTGCCAGTGAAGGTGTAGGAGCTGCCATGCTGGGAGCTTTGCTGGCCGGTCTAGTATATGTCATCATTTCAGCTATTGTACTAAAAAGCGGAGTGGACTTCTTAAATAAACTGCTTCCCCCCATGGTGATTGCATCCATCATTATTGTCATCGGATTAAGCTTGTCTGGAGTAGCGGTAAACTGGGCCCTAAAGGATCCGTTAAACCCTGACGTTTATTCTAATCAATCCGTGGAAGTTGCCTTCGTTACCCTTATTGTAACCGTGGTCTCCATGATATTCTTCCGTGGGTTCTTCTCAGTGATTCCCGTACTGACAGGTATGATAGTCGGATATATTTACTCAATCATTCGATTCCCTCAAATGATCGATTTTCAGATTGTAAAGGAAGCTTCCTGGTTTATCAAACCAATAGATATGTTTGACAAGCATATGCTTACGACCGAACTGTTGGCAGCAATGTCTAATCCGGGTGCTTGGATTGCGGCGTTAGTGATCGTACCTGTCGCTTTGGTAACTTTGGCAGAGCATATCGGTCATCTATTAGTAACCGGAAACGTCATGGACAGGGATTTGATGAGGAAGCCAGGACTACACCGTACCCTGTTGGGGGATGGATTGGCTACATCGCTGGCTGCCTTTATTGGAGGACCTCCCAATACCACCTATGGCGAAAACATTGGCGTATTGGCCATTACCCGGGTGTACAGCAGAAACGTGATCGGATTGGCAGCCATCTTTGCTATCATATTTGCCTTCATTGGGAAAATTGGTGCGGTTTTAATGACAATTCCCAAACCTGTTCTTGGCGGAGTTACCATCATCCTATTCGGAATTATTGCTGCTCAAGGGGTAAGAATGTATGTTGAAAACCAAATAGACTTTTCCAATAAAAGAAACATGGTCATCTCAGCCATTATTCTCGTAACGGGTATTGGAGGCTTCAGATTGGAGTTTCCCGAAATTACGATACAACATATTGTCGCCAACCTAACCATCGATAACATTGCCATGGCTACCTTCTTGGGAATTGTTCTCCATGCCGTATTGCCCGGTAAGGAATCAGCCTATGGCAGCAAACAGAATGAAGGAAATCAAGCTGCTCAAAAAGCTTCATAG
- a CDS encoding aspartate carbamoyltransferase catalytic subunit — protein sequence MKHLLGIKGLDTWEVEEILERAAYWANRPAERSQALSGTFVANLFFEPSTRTRLSFEVAEKRLGADVLQFRAETASTQKGETLYDTLRTLESMGVEIAVIRHPESYILEPLAKQVKISLINAGDGWNEHPTQCLLDLLTIKQHFGQFEGLKVAIIGDILHSRVARSHLSIMPQLGISLVFSGPDHLMLEEKEFHHKARVVDMDEAVTQSDVVMMLRVQRERHHGGLILTPQDYHFSYGLTEKRARQMKKGAVIMHPAPVNRDVEIASSLVECEKSLIQKQVANGVAVRMAVLERCKQGGSKGWAFSSKTLMC from the coding sequence ATGAAACATCTGTTGGGAATAAAGGGATTGGATACATGGGAAGTGGAGGAGATCTTAGAAAGGGCAGCCTACTGGGCAAACCGTCCAGCAGAACGAAGCCAGGCTTTGTCTGGAACCTTTGTGGCAAACCTGTTTTTTGAACCCAGCACTAGAACCCGATTATCCTTTGAGGTCGCCGAGAAAAGACTAGGTGCCGATGTCCTTCAGTTTCGTGCTGAAACCGCCAGCACCCAAAAAGGAGAAACTCTCTATGACACTCTCAGGACGTTAGAGTCCATGGGTGTAGAAATAGCGGTTATTCGACATCCGGAAAGCTATATCCTGGAACCGCTGGCCAAGCAAGTGAAGATTTCCCTTATTAATGCCGGAGACGGATGGAACGAGCATCCTACTCAATGTCTGTTGGACCTGCTGACCATTAAACAGCACTTTGGTCAATTTGAGGGGCTAAAGGTTGCCATCATCGGAGATATTCTTCACTCCAGGGTCGCACGTTCCCACCTTTCCATCATGCCTCAACTGGGAATTTCATTAGTCTTTAGCGGTCCCGATCATCTGATGCTCGAGGAAAAGGAATTTCATCATAAGGCCCGGGTTGTTGATATGGATGAAGCGGTTACCCAATCTGATGTGGTCATGATGTTAAGGGTTCAGCGTGAGCGCCATCATGGGGGACTGATCTTGACCCCACAGGACTACCATTTCTCCTATGGATTAACGGAGAAACGGGCGCGACAGATGAAAAAAGGAGCAGTCATCATGCATCCTGCTCCGGTGAATCGTGATGTTGAAATTGCCAGTTCATTGGTTGAATGTGAAAAATCACTGATACAGAAACAAGTAGCCAATGGTGTGGCTGTTCGAATGGCGGTATTGGAAAGATGCAAACAGGGAGGTAGTAAAGGATGGGCATTCTCTTCAAAAACGCTCATGTGCTAA
- the pyrR gene encoding bifunctional pyr operon transcriptional regulator/uracil phosphoribosyltransferase PyrR — protein MLQEKSMILDEAAIRRALTRIAHEILEKNKGVDDCVIVGIRTRGIYLAQRLARRIEQIEQVKVPVGELDITLYRDDLTHKEEQPVLKGTNIPVDITGKKVILVDDVLYTGRTVRAALDALIDMGRPQMIQLAVLIDRGHRELPIRPDYVGKNVPTSKTEVISVQLSEVDQIDRVVINENSTL, from the coding sequence ATGCTTCAGGAAAAGAGCATGATTTTAGATGAGGCCGCGATCCGTCGAGCATTGACCAGAATTGCCCATGAAATCTTAGAAAAAAACAAAGGTGTAGATGATTGTGTGATTGTTGGCATTCGAACCCGTGGGATTTATCTAGCCCAACGTTTAGCTCGACGAATCGAACAAATTGAGCAGGTAAAAGTACCAGTTGGAGAACTGGACATCACTCTGTATCGGGATGATTTAACTCATAAAGAAGAACAGCCGGTACTGAAGGGGACCAACATCCCTGTGGATATTACTGGAAAAAAAGTGATCTTGGTGGATGATGTATTATACACCGGACGTACGGTCAGAGCAGCATTGGATGCTTTAATTGATATGGGAAGGCCTCAGATGATTCAATTGGCGGTTTTAATTGATAGGGGCCATCGAGAACTTCCCATCAGACCTGATTATGTTGGGAAAAATGTACCGACTTCCAAAACTGAAGTCATATCTGTCCAGCTGTCTGAAGTAGATCAAATAGACAGAGTTGTGATAAATGAAAACAGTACCCTTTAA
- a CDS encoding TraR/DksA C4-type zinc finger protein — protein sequence MNQNQISKLKDMLLQEKEIITKRLQDNHHYGMEEPLNTSVGELSGYDNHPADLGSELFERGKDLALNEHNEHQLEEIISALDRLEEGTYGICVICGKEIPYERLEAVPTTRYCIEHQPNKFASETRPIEEQFMAPPFGRLSFDEKENETEFDSEDAWQEVARFNELPYVDYADVEMEDKRGYVEQLEGFIVTDITGNPAEYDVVRNNAYEAYIDANYDEEDEDGNLER from the coding sequence ATGAATCAAAACCAGATATCAAAACTAAAGGATATGCTTCTGCAAGAAAAGGAAATAATCACGAAACGACTGCAGGATAATCATCATTATGGAATGGAGGAACCGCTGAACACTTCTGTTGGTGAACTTTCAGGTTATGACAACCACCCTGCCGATTTAGGCTCTGAGTTATTTGAAAGAGGGAAAGACTTAGCATTAAATGAACATAATGAACACCAGTTGGAGGAAATTATTTCAGCCTTGGATCGGTTGGAAGAAGGAACATATGGCATTTGTGTCATATGCGGCAAGGAAATCCCTTATGAACGTTTGGAAGCAGTGCCCACAACCCGTTATTGCATCGAACATCAGCCGAACAAGTTTGCATCAGAGACTAGACCAATTGAGGAACAATTTATGGCTCCGCCCTTTGGCAGACTTAGCTTCGATGAAAAGGAAAATGAAACAGAATTTGATTCAGAGGATGCTTGGCAGGAAGTAGCCCGTTTTAATGAGCTTCCCTATGTTGATTACGCCGATGTGGAGATGGAAGACAAAAGGGGCTACGTTGAACAATTGGAAGGGTTTATCGTAACCGATATTACCGGCAATCCTGCTGAATATGATGTGGTCAGAAACAATGCTTATGAGGCTTATATTGATGCCAATTATGATGAGGAAGATGAAGATGGAAATTTGGAAAGATAA
- the lspA gene encoding signal peptidase II: MGYYILALIVFLLDQLSKLAVVKWMTLYESIPIIDGFFYLTSSRNRGAAFGILQNQRWLFIVITLIVIGAIIYYLQHSYREKRISIALSLILGGAVGNFVDRLVTGEVVDFLDFRFFSYNYPIFNLADSFIVIGAGLFILDMFLQSRRKAVN, from the coding sequence GTGGGATACTACATACTGGCACTCATTGTTTTTTTGTTGGATCAATTGTCTAAACTGGCAGTTGTGAAGTGGATGACCCTTTATGAATCGATTCCGATTATTGACGGATTTTTTTATCTCACATCATCAAGGAATCGTGGGGCGGCGTTTGGGATTTTGCAAAATCAACGCTGGTTGTTTATTGTGATTACCTTGATCGTTATTGGTGCTATCATTTATTACCTCCAGCACAGCTACCGTGAAAAAAGGATTTCCATTGCACTTTCCCTGATACTGGGCGGAGCCGTAGGTAATTTTGTCGATCGTTTGGTTACCGGGGAAGTAGTTGATTTTCTGGATTTTCGCTTTTTTAGTTATAACTACCCCATATTTAATTTGGCAGATTCGTTCATTGTCATTGGTGCCGGTTTGTTTATTTTGGACATGTTTCTGCAATCCCGCAGAAAAGCGGTGAACTAA
- a CDS encoding dihydroorotase, translating to MGILFKNAHVLRDHEQQKLDVLIENGKIKQINRAISEGDHEVIPLNGKLLLPGFVDMHVHLREPGFEGKETIATGTLAAAKGGFTTIACMPNTKPVIDSSEVVQWIKNKAREVGNVRVLPIGAITIRELGKELTDFSSLKAAGVVALSDDGVGIQDAAMMKEAMNQAAKIGLSIVAHCEDDSLAKGGCVHEGVFSRKFGLKGIPSEAESIHIARDVLLAEATGVHYHVCHISTKESVRAVREAKKNGIYVTAEVSPHHLLLCDEDIPGLDPNYKMNPPLRGKEDREALIEGLIDGTIDIIATDHAPHMKEEKERGMEKSPFGIVGLETAFPLLYTHLVEKGIISLAKLVDLVTVRPAQLFQLPWGKLVEGASADLTVVNLAKEKEVNPSEFASKGKNTPFTGWKLQGWPEFTMVEGKIIWNELERREA from the coding sequence ATGGGCATTCTCTTCAAAAACGCTCATGTGCTAAGGGATCATGAACAGCAAAAATTAGATGTGCTGATCGAAAATGGAAAGATTAAACAGATTAATCGAGCAATTTCTGAGGGAGATCATGAAGTGATTCCTTTAAATGGAAAGCTTCTTCTTCCAGGATTTGTTGATATGCATGTCCATCTGCGTGAGCCGGGATTCGAAGGAAAGGAAACCATTGCAACCGGAACATTGGCAGCAGCAAAAGGCGGATTTACAACTATCGCGTGCATGCCCAATACAAAGCCGGTCATTGACTCTTCAGAAGTCGTTCAGTGGATCAAGAATAAAGCAAGAGAAGTAGGAAACGTGCGGGTACTTCCGATTGGGGCGATCACCATCAGGGAATTGGGAAAAGAACTCACCGATTTCTCTTCCTTGAAAGCGGCAGGAGTCGTGGCCTTATCAGATGACGGGGTAGGCATCCAGGACGCAGCCATGATGAAAGAGGCCATGAATCAGGCGGCAAAAATAGGGCTCTCTATTGTTGCCCATTGCGAAGATGATTCACTGGCAAAGGGAGGATGTGTTCATGAAGGGGTTTTTTCTCGGAAGTTTGGATTAAAGGGAATCCCTTCTGAAGCAGAATCGATTCATATTGCAAGGGATGTCCTGCTGGCTGAAGCTACTGGGGTTCATTATCATGTCTGCCATATCAGCACCAAGGAATCGGTCAGGGCTGTCAGGGAGGCAAAGAAAAATGGAATCTATGTAACGGCAGAGGTAAGCCCCCACCATTTGTTGTTATGTGATGAAGATATTCCGGGATTGGATCCCAATTACAAAATGAATCCTCCCTTAAGGGGAAAAGAAGATCGGGAAGCATTGATTGAAGGACTGATCGATGGCACGATCGATATCATTGCCACTGATCATGCCCCCCATATGAAAGAAGAAAAAGAGAGGGGTATGGAAAAGTCCCCCTTTGGCATCGTCGGATTGGAGACGGCCTTTCCACTGCTCTATACCCATTTGGTCGAAAAAGGAATCATCTCACTTGCCAAATTGGTTGATCTGGTCACAGTAAGACCTGCCCAACTGTTTCAACTTCCATGGGGAAAACTTGTTGAAGGGGCTTCAGCCGACTTGACGGTTGTTAATCTGGCCAAAGAAAAGGAAGTAAACCCCAGTGAATTTGCTTCAAAGGGCAAAAATACCCCCTTTACCGGTTGGAAGCTACAAGGCTGGCCTGAATTCACGATGGTCGAAGGGAAAATCATCTGGAATGAACTGGAGAGGAGAGAGGCTTAA
- a CDS encoding RluA family pseudouridine synthase, with protein sequence MKNQPFARYDWIVEGDGGERIDKFLSQQEEVWSRSQIQQWIKDGLVTVNGNRVKSNYRVEEEDEIILMVPPPKELLINPEPLPLDIYYEDQDVIVVNKPRGLVVHPAPGHYSGTLVNGLLYHCKDLSGINGILRPGIVHRIDKDTSGLLMVAKNDTAHLSLSQQLKDHKVIRKYIAIVHGNIPHDKGTIDAPIGRDPKDRQQMAVVFKNSKPAVTHFVVLERFKQYTLVELQLETGRTHQIRVHMKYIGFPLAGDPKYGPSKTLPIDGQALHAGILGFRHPRTGEDFIFEAPLPQDMETLLRVLR encoded by the coding sequence GTGAAGAATCAACCATTTGCAAGATATGATTGGATTGTCGAAGGAGATGGGGGCGAAAGAATTGATAAATTTTTGTCTCAACAGGAAGAGGTGTGGTCTCGCTCTCAAATCCAGCAATGGATAAAAGATGGCTTAGTAACGGTTAACGGCAATCGGGTGAAAAGTAATTATCGCGTGGAAGAGGAAGATGAAATCATTCTAATGGTTCCTCCACCGAAAGAATTGCTTATTAACCCTGAACCGTTGCCCCTTGATATTTATTATGAAGATCAGGATGTCATTGTGGTGAACAAACCAAGGGGGCTGGTCGTTCATCCCGCTCCGGGACATTACAGTGGAACGCTGGTGAATGGCCTGTTGTACCACTGCAAGGATTTATCCGGCATTAATGGCATTCTCCGACCCGGGATTGTTCATCGAATTGACAAGGATACCTCAGGACTGCTGATGGTGGCCAAAAATGATACGGCACATCTATCATTGTCTCAGCAGTTGAAGGATCATAAGGTTATTCGGAAATATATTGCCATTGTCCACGGGAACATCCCCCATGATAAAGGAACCATAGACGCTCCCATTGGTCGGGACCCCAAAGACCGGCAGCAGATGGCGGTTGTTTTCAAAAATAGCAAGCCGGCAGTTACCCATTTTGTGGTCCTGGAGCGATTTAAACAATATACTCTGGTGGAATTGCAATTGGAAACAGGGAGGACCCATCAAATTCGCGTTCATATGAAATATATCGGTTTTCCCTTAGCAGGTGATCCCAAGTACGGACCATCAAAAACGCTGCCGATTGATGGTCAGGCCCTTCATGCCGGGATCCTTGGTTTTAGGCATCCGAGAACCGGGGAAGATTTCATTTTTGAGGCACCATTACCCCAAGACATGGAAACTTTATTAAGGGTATTAAGGTAA